The genomic region GCGGGTAGACGTTGCCGGTGCTCAGCGCCACCAGGCGGGACCCGGCGAAGCGCTGCGCGGCCCGGCCCGGCAGGTAGGCGTTGGTGGCCCAGGTGGCGTGCTCGCGACCGGAGGTGCCGAACTTGGCGCCGACCAGGAAGATGACGTTCGCCGCGTCGGGCAGCGCGGCCAGCGCGGCGTCGTCGGCGACGTCCGCCTCGATCACCTCGGCGCCCTCGTCGCGCAGCGCGTCGGCGAGCCCGGCCTCGGAGAAGCGCGACACGGCGACGACCCGGGCGCTGGTGCCGGCCGCCGCGACCCCGCGCAGCGCCAGCCGGACCAGGCTGGGTCCCAGCTTGCCGCCCGCGCCGAGGATCAGGATGTCGCCGTCGAGCTTGCGCAGGTCGTCCACCAAGACGTCCCGCGGGCGGGAGAGCCGCTCCTCCAGGTCCGCCACCGTCCGCATGCCACCACACCCCTTCCGAAGTAACGGTCATGACCGTAACTTCCGTCCACGGGAGCGTCAAGGTGTCGAAGGTGTCGGTGCGGTGGGTCGGCCGGCGCGGCCCGACGGGCACGGCGGACCGCCCGTCCGGTTCGCCGGTCAGGCCGGGAAAAGCGGCCGGCCGCGCGGTTCAGGTCGGGCGGGCAGCCGGCTGCGCTGTTCAGCCCGGGGCGGGCAGGCGGCAGTGGCTCAGGCGGCGGCGCGCGCCGCGGCGAGAAGGCCGAGCACGGCCCGGGTCTGCGCCCACGGCACCGGGCTCGGCCCGCCCCGGACCATGCCCAGGAACGCGTCGATAGTGGCCCGGTAGCCGAGTTGGTCGGCGCCGCCGCGCAGCATCACCCGCTGCTCTCCGCCGCCGGTGTGGACGGTCACTTCGTACGCCTCGCCCTGGCTGACCCCGAGGACCTCGACCGCGCCGGGCACCCCGTCGTCCCACTGCAGCGCCAGCAGCCCGGTGTCCTCGGAGCGCAGTCCCCGGTGGCGGCGCACGGTGCCGGCGGCCCCGACCAACCGCACCGCCGGGCCGAGCAGCGCAACCAGCAGCTCCACGCCGTGCAGCCCCATCATCACCAGCGTGCCGCCGCCGACCGCCGGGTCGTCCTGCCACGGGTTGTAGCCGGTGGCCCAGAGGCCGACGTCGTGCCGCACGGTGACCCGGACCGACAGCACCTCCTCGCGCGGCACGTCGAACGCCACGAAGTCCGGCGCGAAGCGCAGCACCGAGGAGGTGAGCACCAGCTCCGGCGCCCGCTGCACGACGCGTTCCAACCTGTCGAGCTGCCCGAGGGTCGCCGCAGCCGGCTTGTTCACGAAACAGGGCAGTTCACTGGCCAGCACCTGGGCCAGCGCGTCCGGCACGTCCGGGGTGGGGACGGTGAGGACCACGCCGTCCGGGCGGGTCGCCAGCAACGCGGCCAGGTCCGGCGACACGGCGACGTCCGGCTGCTCGGCCCGAAACCGTGCCAGCCGCTGCGGATCGGGCTCCCACACCACCAGCTCCGCGTGGTCGCGCAGGGCGCGGGCATCGGTGTAGGGGTGACTGGTGGCGAGTCCGGCCAGAGCGATGCGCATGAGCGCAGAGGCTACTTCTCCGGGCTCCGGCCGCGCCAGCGCAGGTCAGCCCACGTCAGCCCGTCCGGTCGAGCTGCTCCGGCCGCACCTCGTGAGCCAGCGGTCGCCCGCGTAGGAACCGGTCGATCTCGGCCACCACGATCGCGCCGGCCCGCCGACGCGACTCCACCGTCCCGGCCGCCTCGTGCGGCGTCAGCAGCACGTTCGGCAGCCGGCGGAGCGGGTGGTCGCGCGGCAGCGGCTCGGCGTCGAAGACGTCCAGCGCGGCGTCGATCCGGCCGGTGCGCAGCGCGGCCAGCAGCGCAGCCTCGTCCACCAACGCCGAGCGGGCGGTGTTGACCAGCAGCGCGCCGTCCGGCAGCAGGGCGAGTTCGCGTGCCCCGATCATCCCGACGGTCTCCGGTAGCACCGGAGCGTGCAGGGAGACCACCGGGCTGCGGGCGAGCAGCTCGTCGAGGCCGACCCGCTCGACGCCGAGTGTCACGGCCTCCGCGTCGGACAGGTAGGGGTCGGCCACGAGCACCCGCGCCCCGAGCGCCCGCACCAGGCCGACGTACGCCCGGCCGGTCCGGGACGCGCCCACCACCCCGACCGTCGCCCCGCGCAGTTCCCGGCGGGGCGGGGCGTCCTTCGCGCTCGCCCAGTCGGCCCCGGTGCGTAGCGCATGGTCGAACCGGTGCAGCCGGTGCAACAGCGCGAGGGTCTGCGCGAGCGCCTGCTCCCCCACCGCGTACGCCATCGCGTCCCCGGCCTGGGTGACGCGTACCCCGCGGGCAAAGCTCTGCGGGGTGACGAACGGTTTCACGCTGGCCCCGGTGTGCGCGAGCAGCCGCAGCCGGGGCGCGGCGGCGAGCACCGTGGTGGTCAGCGGTGCGGTGCCCCAGCCGGTGACGACGATGTCGGCGTCGGCGAGCAGTCGCGCGAGCACGGCCCCGTCGCCCACGTCGGCGCCGTCGGCGGGCAGCCGCACCTCGCCGAGGCGCCGCAGCTCGGCCCAGGCGTCGGAATCGAGGAACAGCTCGCGGACGTGCGGCGTGGCAGCCACCGCGATGACGCTCATCCCTTGATGCCCGTGCTGGAGACGCCCTCCTGGAAGTAGCGCTGCCCGATGAGGTAGGCCATGAAGATGGGCACGAACGCCACCACCGACCCGGCGAGCAGCATGTTCAACGGCACGTTCTCCTGTTGCAGCGAGGCGATGCCGGTGGTGAGGGTCCGCATGTCGAGGCTCTGTCCGACGATGAGCGGCCACAGGAAGTCGTTCCAGTGCCAGAGGAAGACGAAGACGCCCAGTGTGGCCAGGATCGGTTTGATCAGCGGCAGCACGATCTTCACGTAGACCCGCCACTCGGAGCAGCCGTCCAGGCGGGCGGCCTCGAACAGCGAGTCGGGCAGCGAGGCGATGAACTGTCGCATGAGGAAGACCGCCTGGGCGTTGGCCAGGGTCGGCACGATCATGCCCCAGTAGGTGTCCACGCCGTTGAGCTCGGAGATGATGATGAACGTCGGGATCATCGTGACGTGGTAGGGCACCATCAGCATCGCCAGGAACGACCAGAACATCGTCTCCTTGCCGGGGAACCGCTTCTTGGCGAAGGCGTAGCCGGCCATCGACGCGAACAGCAGTACGCCGACGACCGATACCACCGAGTAGACGAGCGTGTTCACCATCCAGCGCAGCACGCTCTTGGCGCCGATCACCTGGTCGTACGCCTCGGTGGAGAACGGCCAGGGCAGCAGGCTGTCCGGGAAGGTGACCGGGCCGGTCGGCTTGAGCGATAGCACGACCATCGCGTAGAAGGGGAAGAGGGTGAGCAGGGCACCGGCCAGCAGCAGCGCGGTGCGCCCGATCACCCAGCCCCGGCCGGCCCGGCCGGCGCGGTAGGGGCGCCGGTCGCGTCGGGGCGTTTCGGTGGCCGGCGCGGTGGTGGCCGGGGGCGCGACGGTGTCGGTCATTTCTCCCTCCCCAGGGTCAGCCGCTGGATCAGCGCCACGACGATCGTCATCACGAACAGGGCGACCCCGACCGCGCTGGCGTAGCCCAGGTCGAAGTACTTGAACCCCTGGTCGTAGAGCAGGTAGACGAGGCTGTAGCTGGCGCGTACCGGGCCGCCACCGGTCATCACGTAGATCATGTCGAAGACCTGGAACGACACGGTGGTCTCGATGATGGCGACGAAGAACAGCGCGGGCCGCAGCTGTGGCAGCGTGACGTACCGGAAGCGCTGCCAGGCCGAGGCGCCGTCGGTCAGGGCCGCCTCCTCGAGTTCCGCGGGGATGTCCTGCAGCCGGGCGAGCAGGATGAGCATGCCGTAGCCGAAGCGGGACCAGACCGACACCAGGACCAGGGCCGGTACCACCAGCGCGCTGTCGGCGAGCCAGGAACCGGCCGGCAGTCCCAGCGCCCCCATCGCCCGCGACCACGGCCCGCCGTCGGCGAAGACCCAGGTGAAAACCACCCCGGCGAGGACCAGGCTGGTCACCACGGGCAGGAAGAAGACGGACCGGAAGAGCTTCGCGCCGCGGAAGGCGCGGCGGGTCAGCAGCGCCATGCCGAGGGAGGCCAGCATCGACAGGGGTACGGACAGCGCGGTGAAGATGACCGTCACGCGCAGCGCCGACCAGAAGGTCGGGTCGTCGACGAGCCGGCGGAAGTTCTCCAGGCCGGTCCAGCTGGTGTCACCGCCGATGGTGTAGTCGGTGAATCCGAGGATCACCCCGGCGATCGCCGGCCCGAACCGGAAGATGGCGAAGAGCAGCAGGAACGGCAGGACGAACAGCAGGGCCGTGCCGGCCTCGCGGGCGGACGGCCGGCGTGGACGCCGGACCTCGCCCGCCGGCCGGCGTGGCCGCCGGAGCTGGCTTCCCGGTAGTGCAACCATCGGACAACCTTTCTCGGCGGCTCGCGGTGGGCAGGGTACGCCCACCGCGAGCCGCGCCAGGATCAGCCGAGCAGCGGAGCGGCGGCCTTCGCCGCGTCGTCGAGCGCCTGCTCCACCGACTTCTTTCCGAGCAGCGCGGCCTGGATCTCCGGGAAGAGCACGCCCTGCACGTCCCGGGCCTTCTCGTGCAGCGGGCCGACGGTGCTGGTGGCCACCTGCTGCTCCTGCGCGCTGAGGACCGGGTCACCGGCGTAGAGGGTGCCGGTGGATTTCCGCGGGGAGAAGAAGTTGGAGGACGTGTCGTACTTCTTGGAGTTATCGGCGTTGGTCGCGAAGGCGATCCACTTGCCGGCCGCCTCCTTGTCCTTGGCGCCCTTCAGCATCGACAGCGAGCCGACTGTGCCGTAGCCGATCTGCTTGACATCGCTGAAGTGCGGGACGGCCTGGATGTTCTCCTTGCCCCACAGCTTCTCGACCTCCGCGACCGGCACGTGCCAGACGCAGCCGACCTTGTTCTGGCCGATGCGGGTCTGCTCGATCGACGGGACGTTGGTGATGAGGCTCTTGTCGACGTAGCCGCCGTCGACGAGCTGCTTCACGAAGGTCAGCGCCTTCTTGCCGGCGTCGCTGTTGAAGGCGACCGACTTGCCGTCGGGGCTGAACACGTCGCCGCCGGCCGACCACAGCAGCGGGTAGAAGGTCTGGTTCAGGGTTTGCTTGGAGTCACCGGGGTACGCGGCGATGTCGTAGCCCTTGGCCTTGAACTTCGGGGCCAGGGTGAGCAGGTCGTTCCAGTTGGTGGGGTAGGTCGTCTCGCCGACGGCGGCGAAGACCTTCTTGTTGCAGATCGGGGTGGCGGCGCTGGTGAGGATCGGCGCGCCCATCATCTTGCCGTCGATGCTCACCGACTTCGTCACGTTCTCGTGGTAGTCGCTCTTCGCCGCGTCGTCGAGGTACTTGTCGACCGGCTCGATGTTGCGGGCGTACTTGGGCAGCTGGTCGGGGATCAGGTAGACGACGTCGGGCCCCTTGTTGCCGGCGATGGCGGTCGCCAGCGCCTGGTCCCGGTTGGCCCAGGGGAAAATCTCGGTCTTGACCTCGATGTTCGGGTTGGCGGACTGGAACGCCTTGACGGTCTCGTCCCAGTGCGCGCGGTGCTTCGCCTCGTCGACGATCACCGGATATATCCACATCGTCACGGTGGTCTTGCCGGAGCCACCGGAGCCGGAACCGCCACAACCCGCGGCCGCGAGTGCGGCGACGAGCGCCACCGCGACGGCCGACAGCCTCTTGCGAACACGCATCTCGCATCCTTCCGGGGGAGTCAGGTTCGCCGTACATTAACTTACGGTCCGGGCCGATACTAGAGCCGAAGAGTATCGAGGTCACACCGTTACTGTTCGTACGAGCATCGCGCCAGATCGATCCAGTCCCGTAATAGCGGAGGAACCCGATGACTGTCTCCGTGGCCATCGTCGGCGCGGGCGACCGCGGCACCACCTACGCCGGCTACCCGCTGAGATCCCCCGACAAGGCGCGGGTCGTCGCCGTCGGGGAACCCCGGGACGCGCACCGCACCGCGCTCGCCGACGCACACCGGGTGCCGCCGTCCGCCCGGTTCGACTCGTGGCAGGCCCTGGCCGCCCGGCCCAAGCTGGCCGACGCGGTCGTGCTGGCCACCCCCGATCGCGAGCACGCCGAACCGGCCGCGCGCTTCGCCGCACTCGGCTACCACGTCCTGCTGGAGAAGCCCATCGCGCCGACCGAGGCCGAGTGCGAGGCGGTCACCGCGGCGACGGAACGCGCGGGCGTGCTGCTCGCCGTCTGCCACGTGCTGCGCTGCACCCGCTACACGGAGACGGTGAAGCGGTACGTCGAGGCGGGCGCACTGGGCCGCGTCGTCGGCGTGGAACATCTGGAGCCGGTCGGCTGGTGGCACTTCGCCCACTCCTACGTGCGCGGCAACTGGCGCCGCGCCGACACCTCGTCCAGCAGCCTGCTCGCCAAGTGCTGCCACGATCTCGACTGGCTTCGCTACATCGTGGACGACGCCCCGGTGCGGGTTAGAAGCGTCGGCGGACTGCACCACTTCCACCCCGGCAACCGGCCGGCGGGCGCCGCTGAGCGCTGCCTCGACTGCCCCGTCGAGTCGCGCTGCCCGTACTCGGCCGCCCGCTTCTACCGCGGCTGCCTCGCCGACCCCGGCCGTCGGGTGTGGCCCCTGTCGGTGGTGACCCGTGACCTGACCCCTGCCGGGGTGACCGAGGCGCTGCGCGACGGCCCGTACGGGCGGTGTGTCTTCACCGGCGGCAACGACGTCGCCGACCACCAGAGCGCGACCATCTCCTTCGCGGGCGGGGCGACCGCCACCCTGACCATGAGCGCCTTCACCCCCGGCGGCCACCGGCGCACCCGCATCATGGGCACGCACGGCTACCTGGAGGGCGATGGCGAGCAGGTCGCCGTCACCGACTTCGTCACCGGCGCCACCGTCACCACGGACACGCGGGGCGGCGGGGCGGACGCCGGCACCGGCCGCGGCGGTGGGGACATGCGGTTGATG from Micromonospora sp. WMMD812 harbors:
- a CDS encoding Gfo/Idh/MocA family oxidoreductase, yielding MTVSVAIVGAGDRGTTYAGYPLRSPDKARVVAVGEPRDAHRTALADAHRVPPSARFDSWQALAARPKLADAVVLATPDREHAEPAARFAALGYHVLLEKPIAPTEAECEAVTAATERAGVLLAVCHVLRCTRYTETVKRYVEAGALGRVVGVEHLEPVGWWHFAHSYVRGNWRRADTSSSSLLAKCCHDLDWLRYIVDDAPVRVRSVGGLHHFHPGNRPAGAAERCLDCPVESRCPYSAARFYRGCLADPGRRVWPLSVVTRDLTPAGVTEALRDGPYGRCVFTGGNDVADHQSATISFAGGATATLTMSAFTPGGHRRTRIMGTHGYLEGDGEQVAVTDFVTGATVTTDTRGGGADAGTGRGGGDMRLMAAFVDAVATGDRSAVRSGLRESLDSHRMAFAAERSRLAGGAPVVLTTPAAVG
- a CDS encoding hydroxyacid dehydrogenase, which translates into the protein MSVIAVAATPHVRELFLDSDAWAELRRLGEVRLPADGADVGDGAVLARLLADADIVVTGWGTAPLTTTVLAAAPRLRLLAHTGASVKPFVTPQSFARGVRVTQAGDAMAYAVGEQALAQTLALLHRLHRFDHALRTGADWASAKDAPPRRELRGATVGVVGASRTGRAYVGLVRALGARVLVADPYLSDAEAVTLGVERVGLDELLARSPVVSLHAPVLPETVGMIGARELALLPDGALLVNTARSALVDEAALLAALRTGRIDAALDVFDAEPLPRDHPLRRLPNVLLTPHEAAGTVESRRRAGAIVVAEIDRFLRGRPLAHEVRPEQLDRTG
- a CDS encoding Gfo/Idh/MocA family oxidoreductase encodes the protein MRIALAGLATSHPYTDARALRDHAELVVWEPDPQRLARFRAEQPDVAVSPDLAALLATRPDGVVLTVPTPDVPDALAQVLASELPCFVNKPAAATLGQLDRLERVVQRAPELVLTSSVLRFAPDFVAFDVPREEVLSVRVTVRHDVGLWATGYNPWQDDPAVGGGTLVMMGLHGVELLVALLGPAVRLVGAAGTVRRHRGLRSEDTGLLALQWDDGVPGAVEVLGVSQGEAYEVTVHTGGGEQRVMLRGGADQLGYRATIDAFLGMVRGGPSPVPWAQTRAVLGLLAAARAAA
- a CDS encoding sugar ABC transporter permease; this encodes MVALPGSQLRRPRRPAGEVRRPRRPSAREAGTALLFVLPFLLLFAIFRFGPAIAGVILGFTDYTIGGDTSWTGLENFRRLVDDPTFWSALRVTVIFTALSVPLSMLASLGMALLTRRAFRGAKLFRSVFFLPVVTSLVLAGVVFTWVFADGGPWSRAMGALGLPAGSWLADSALVVPALVLVSVWSRFGYGMLILLARLQDIPAELEEAALTDGASAWQRFRYVTLPQLRPALFFVAIIETTVSFQVFDMIYVMTGGGPVRASYSLVYLLYDQGFKYFDLGYASAVGVALFVMTIVVALIQRLTLGREK
- a CDS encoding sugar ABC transporter substrate-binding protein translates to MRVRKRLSAVAVALVAALAAAGCGGSGSGGSGKTTVTMWIYPVIVDEAKHRAHWDETVKAFQSANPNIEVKTEIFPWANRDQALATAIAGNKGPDVVYLIPDQLPKYARNIEPVDKYLDDAAKSDYHENVTKSVSIDGKMMGAPILTSAATPICNKKVFAAVGETTYPTNWNDLLTLAPKFKAKGYDIAAYPGDSKQTLNQTFYPLLWSAGGDVFSPDGKSVAFNSDAGKKALTFVKQLVDGGYVDKSLITNVPSIEQTRIGQNKVGCVWHVPVAEVEKLWGKENIQAVPHFSDVKQIGYGTVGSLSMLKGAKDKEAAGKWIAFATNADNSKKYDTSSNFFSPRKSTGTLYAGDPVLSAQEQQVATSTVGPLHEKARDVQGVLFPEIQAALLGKKSVEQALDDAAKAAAPLLG
- a CDS encoding carbohydrate ABC transporter permease: MTDTVAPPATTAPATETPRRDRRPYRAGRAGRGWVIGRTALLLAGALLTLFPFYAMVVLSLKPTGPVTFPDSLLPWPFSTEAYDQVIGAKSVLRWMVNTLVYSVVSVVGVLLFASMAGYAFAKKRFPGKETMFWSFLAMLMVPYHVTMIPTFIIISELNGVDTYWGMIVPTLANAQAVFLMRQFIASLPDSLFEAARLDGCSEWRVYVKIVLPLIKPILATLGVFVFLWHWNDFLWPLIVGQSLDMRTLTTGIASLQQENVPLNMLLAGSVVAFVPIFMAYLIGQRYFQEGVSSTGIKG